The stretch of DNA TTCTAATACGCAGTATGCCCCAGGACATCTGCGCCAGGCCACAACTGTGATGCGCACAGTATTTCTTTTTCAATGTGCTTTTACTGCGCTGCGCGTTTTCTTTAGTCCTATCACTCAAAGGAACGGCGAACACAACTCATTTCACTTAGTCCCACAGGGATGTTaattgctacaaattcataccttgTTAAACAGGACCAAAAAAAGAATGAATAGGTACAATAAAAAGCAACCCAAAACTTCAGTACTCTCACTTTTATTGGCACACAAAATGTCTTGAatcaaaagcagacgcaagttGTAGTCCGTTTCCCGAACCCCAAACTTTAGTGTGATTCCAACCGAACATGACAAACACAGGGAGGGTTGGTAAAGACTAAAGGGGCCAGGAGAGCCAGTGTCTATTATGATATGTGTTCATAATATAATTAAGTTCTGCCATGGACAGCATCTTCAATGTCCAGACTGCTCTTCGTTTACTGCTTTGAAACGAAGAGGGATTTCGGTCAAACCGCCATGGGCAGACGGGTGTACCCAAACGgctcataccgcaaacggttagAAATTCCTGAAAACGCAGgatccgcactgcacaacttTAGTGCATATACATGTACACGAGAGTGCTTGGTTGCCGAAAGGACATCCCTGGTCCCATAACAAATTTCTCCTTGGTGCGCCACATTTCGTGTAATCTGACATGAAATCGCACAAAAGCATCCCACAGAGCATAAAGGGGCCAGAGATCCAGACTGGAACCCAGTTTCAAAGAAATATCATCAGACTTTTGATGTCGTCATGAGGTTAAAACGTGTCATTTGAATGCATCATTGCCAGCCGGCCCATCAGCATCTACTGCTGAAGAAACACCTTACTACATCATGTAGTATGTACTGCACAGAGCAAAACATGTGCAGCAAAATTCACTGTATGCAGCTGTGCGCTAAAGCCTGTTCTCAATATATACAGTCtagagacatagtgcttgctgcTGCGCGAACCGAGAAAATTTCCCTCTTTATCGTTGCTGCGCTGGCCGCAAAACCactccgcgcggaggtgtttccAGACACATCGTACACATCAGAAAGCTGGCTTTTTTGTTTGATTATATTGAAATGGAGCTGACTGTTGATGTACTTATACCTGCAGCACATATCTGACCCTTTCCCAAATTTGCACTTGCTtgacagtattggcgttaaccggtaattaccggtattttaccggttgaaatgagaaagtaccggaacaaaattggctgccggtatgacctaccggttgatttttagaactactgTACCTGGGGTTTTTTGCTGGTAAAACAATAAAACCAGgtctctgagttggactctaactggttccaatgacctgCCTAccggtttttttctggactgtttgcatcataaaagtttgcgtaccggtttgaaaaaatactagcgccatcactgctTGGTCGAGTTCTGAGTTCAGGAAGTAAGCTGATGCTGGTGATAGATTTTGCTGTGTTCTATTTTAAACCCGAAGCATGGTAGACCAAACAATTGTCTTACTAagtgttttcttgtgttttttcagGAAGGCTCTTTTGTGTACCTGTCCCTGACGGGAACTGTGGCAAATTCAACCCATTTGACTGCTGCGCTGTGTAAGATGAGATGTCAtgtcgagagaaaaaaaaattcataatACGGTGGAACCGCCCTTTTAAGACCACTAACATTCTAACAAAATCGGATCTGGGAGGTGAAAGGGAGGGGTTCTTTAAATTAGGGTAAACTTACAACCCATAgtaacagaaagtctgagaaaacagtcttgaattgagggggggggggggggtgataaaaggggtgttccactgtaatcTAAAAGTTAATTTTGACTTTAGTCTGTGACTGGGGTTGTATTTTAATTTACGTCTGCAACCAACTCGGAGTCACAGGGCTACATGTTGAGAAGTTTATGAGTAAATAACATTTGATTAATAAAGGTAACACAGGACTCTCTTCCTTCACTGTTCCCAatcaggcattttttgttgATGTGATTATGAAGTTTtaggtacaacaacaacaaaatacaacaacaaaattaacttTGAGATAATTTAGATCATGACAACTTTTAAAACGATTAAGGATTGACATGTTGTGCATGTTACTATTCTCACAGTGACAGtgtgctacacacacacacacacacacacacacacacacacacacacacacacacacacacacacacacactccacagcTTGGAAAGGTGCTTGGTTAATGAAAGATTTTTCAAGTTTGTGCAAGACAGATTTGGTAGACAATTATTTCAGCACTCTTCTTCATGTATTACAATTTGAGTTAACTTCTCTTGTCTCCACAGGGAAGGAGTACGGGAAAGCTGACAGCCGCTGGCTTCACTCGGACCCCACCATTGTGTCCTTGGAGATACTGACGGTGTTTGTGGACGGTGCGCTGTGCCTGCTGCTCATCCATGCCATCACTGCCAGGAAGTTCTACAGGCACTATGTGCAGCTGGTCCTGTGTGTCTGCGAACTGTATGGAGGtaagacttaaaaaaaacactcacgTAATTTGTATGAGACCTATAGGTTGAGGGTTGCATGTTCATCCAAGCTGCAGAGGTTTGTCCTGCACAGTCGGTGGCACCTCCCTTTTGAGACTTGCAAAAtatatctgagaaaatcatgtctcAAAAGGAGAAGGAGTCGTAAAATAAAGATaactttatatagctattctgatggacacgtgggtgaattcgggggctgtgattggatggtctcttccgatcatcaaagcataatgctacggaagtcggccatttttgccaatatccaaaagcatattggcaataacaaagacacATGGTTgaggtttacccatctgtaccacacaatgttttaatcgacaacagcatacactcacaacttgaaattcttctcgggaatgtttttcagctttacaaatgtcgatagcaattagcatacccttttctgctcacttcccgatgaaacaggactacatcaattattttctgtccctaaacaccacaaaatgcccaaagtcgaaagatgtagtacaaacaggggagtaaaacggaacagccgtttttgtgtgcctgtgtcagttgccgactgacacaaactttcgcattcggcttttcttatctcgtaactccacactaaataccccacttcccctctgaagtattgatgtacaacccatggtactaacattcatgtagtcgtttataactgaggttgaaaaattcgcttcatgacgagacaagtataaatgccattcacccaaactgaaaacttcgctgccgtctgctcgcgattagctgttctcttctcctccccttgttgcattctagttcttcagttgcttctagttttccgtttatgttgtgttttggtcttcttcacaagtagtcttgttcaaaattcaaaaaaactcaaacttctttttgttgtattcaaatgaactaataaaaagctgtttaacagctgtgttgtcaaatcgagttttttcccaaagtcagtgtggcgcctgcgcaaaactaatgcgcctaagaaacggcgtctgctatcaaaacctgagatcaacgcatcttcgactcgtcggcattatacttgtctcgtctaaatatcggaccctattgctacgctgaaaacacaatagctgttaatgatcAAATAATCTCTCGGAAAAGTCTTAAATAGGCAGTGGGGGCTTGGGAGCATGTGGCAGTAGCCCCTCCTAGTCGCCAAGCTTACTATTCGTTGAGAAGTCGTGGCAATCTGAAAAGATTGGAGAAAATCAGCTGTACTGTCTACAGCGGGATGTACAGTTGTCTGTTATGCACACTAACTTGTGATCTCTATCGTCAGCTGAAATTTGTTAAGAACGAATTGATGTTATGGAGCTTGCTTGGGATCTAAATTTATTTTAAACGGGGAAAAAAATCAGTGACACTGATAAATAACACCACTTCAGTGCATGTCTTTCAAGGGAGAATTAAGTCTTGGAAAAAGCTGTTCTGATGTTCGATTAGTTTATCTGTTCCTCTGGCATATGTCATCCAGATATTCAGCTGTGTGGTATGTCAGTAACAAACTATATCAGACAATTGTTTCTACCTGGCTGAAGGAATTTCTCTGATGCTCTAGATTCTCTGTCCCTGTGGCACAATATCCAGACGTTAGGTTGAGCTGTatgtctccttcttcttcttcttcgttcatgggctgtcTCTCCCATGTTTACTCTTGGTTTTgaacgagtggatttttacaagTATGACCATTaataccccgccattcaggcagcatacgccaatttctggggaagcatgctgggtatttttgtttttttctaacCTCTCGGACATAGGTAACAGGACCTTTTCcatgtgcacttggtcttgtgcttgcgtgtacacacgaaggggttaagtcactagcaggtctgcagaTAACTCGGACAAAGTTGACTCGGGATATCAAAAAaaatccactcttaacccaccgggCGGCCGCAGCTGAAATTTGAACTCGCAACCTTCCGATTAGGTGGCCGATGTCTAATCCACTACGCAACTGAGCTGTATGTCAGTAACAAATTTGTGGGTGTTCTTTTTCTCCAAGGCTGGATGACGTTCTGCCCCGAGTGGCTGACGGGCAGCAAAGCCCTGGTGACGGACAACGCCCTGTACAAGTGGGTCTacctcttcttcttcaacaTGATCTGGGTGGTCGTCCCCGTAGTCCTCATGTACCACACCTGGGCCGAGCTCCGCGAGTATGGCTTGTCGCCCGAGTACCGTCGCGGCAGGAAGCGTGACAGCTCCCATCACCGTGACGCCTCCCGCGGCTCCGGCTACAACCTGGGCGGCTCTTCGAGCCGCTACAACCTGCGCTCCCAGAAGGACAAGTAACACTGATAGTCACAGTGTTTATATGCCTGGTTGTTGTACCATAAGGGGTtgtaggggggggaggggggggagggttatTAAGAGGTTTGTTTGAAATTGCTAAAACTTGCAGTACCAACTGAAAAAGTAACACTGACAGTAACAGTGTTGATATGCCTGGTTGGTGTAccataagggggggggggaaacatttggggggggggggggggggggtaaga from Littorina saxatilis isolate snail1 linkage group LG13, US_GU_Lsax_2.0, whole genome shotgun sequence encodes:
- the LOC138946090 gene encoding emopamil-binding protein-like, with amino-acid sequence MALLTLTTFVSLAVTAVYAIASVAAGSRLGKRLPPVEKWILAWLVFDALIHFTLEGSFVYLSLTGTVANSTHLTAALWKEYGKADSRWLHSDPTIVSLEILTVFVDGALCLLLIHAITARKFYRHYVQLVLCVCELYGGWMTFCPEWLTGSKALVTDNALYKWVYLFFFNMIWVVVPVVLMYHTWAELREYGLSPEYRRGRKRDSSHHRDASRGSGYNLGGSSSRYNLRSQKDK